In Selenomonas ruminantium subsp. lactilytica TAM6421, the DNA window AAACGATTCCCATTTGGCACAAGATTGCCTTAAAACCTATCGCCAAGGGTGAAATGGTCTATAAGTACGGGGAAATCATCGGGGAAACCCTGCAGGATATTCCGCAGGGCGGCTGGGTATCGCATGAGAATATCCGCAGCATTCCTAGGGATTATGCCAGTGAGTATGCAATGGGCAAGGAGGACAAATGATATGGAATTTTACGGTTACAGACGCAAAGAAGGCCGCCCCGGCATCCGCAATCATATTTTGATTCTGCCCGCTTGTGCCTGCGGCAGTGAATCCTGCCGAATTGTGGCAAGTCAGGTGCGGGGCGCGGTGAATATCGTCTTTAACACCGGCTGCAGTGATGTGGCGGCCAATACGGAAATGAGTCAGAAGGTGCTTACGGGCTTTGCCCTGA includes these proteins:
- a CDS encoding UxaA family hydrolase, coding for MEKKAILLDEKDNVATCTSEAQPEDMVICHGGGSAQVKAVETIPIWHKIALKPIAKGEMVYKYGEIIGETLQDIPQGGWVSHENIRSIPRDYASEYAMGKEDK